Proteins encoded in a region of the Haloplanus natans DSM 17983 genome:
- the cas5b gene encoding type I-B CRISPR-associated protein Cas5b encodes MAQESLEGRTDEDDGLPETCLSFELRGEWGHFRRVEGNIVKQTYRIIPRTTVAGLVAAMLGLDRDSYYEAFSQNVSAVAVEPIDELRAINMPMNTLSTAKEHMTTMPSRGHARISMPDPSELRQQHNYEVLVEPAYRVDLQLANDDLRNRLQDRLRDGTSYYPPSLGLSEHLAEVTYLGEFEVTPHERETTDVDSAVLEAVDSVELTPETEVKVERSPAFMTADEGGRTTTAFQSIAYATGAEPLRVHDVKTHEVDGRRVMFS; translated from the coding sequence ATGGCCCAAGAGTCACTCGAAGGCAGGACTGACGAGGACGACGGGCTCCCAGAGACGTGTCTCTCATTCGAACTCCGCGGGGAGTGGGGGCACTTCCGACGGGTCGAGGGGAACATCGTCAAACAGACGTATCGGATCATTCCCCGGACGACCGTCGCCGGTCTCGTCGCCGCGATGCTTGGGTTGGACCGGGACAGCTACTACGAGGCGTTCAGCCAGAACGTGTCGGCTGTCGCGGTGGAGCCGATCGACGAGCTCCGAGCGATCAATATGCCGATGAACACGCTCTCGACGGCCAAAGAGCACATGACGACGATGCCCAGCCGCGGGCATGCACGGATCTCGATGCCGGACCCGTCGGAGCTCCGCCAGCAACACAACTACGAGGTACTGGTCGAACCGGCCTACCGTGTCGACCTTCAGCTCGCGAACGACGATCTCCGAAACCGACTGCAGGACCGACTCCGCGATGGGACGTCCTACTACCCGCCGAGTCTCGGCCTTTCGGAGCATCTTGCAGAGGTCACGTATCTCGGCGAGTTCGAGGTAACGCCACACGAGCGCGAGACTACCGATGTCGATTCGGCGGTGCTCGAAGCCGTCGATAGCGTCGAGCTCACTCCTGAAACGGAGGTCAAAGTCGAACGCTCACCGGCGTTTATGACGGCCGACGAAGGTGGTCGGACGACGACGGCGTTCCAGTCGATTGCGTACGCAACTGGAGCGGAGCCACTCCGAGTACATGATGTCAAGACCCACGAGGTCGACGGCCGACGGGTGATGTTCTCGTGA
- a CDS encoding CRISPR-associated endonuclease Cas3'': MVEFTDRPSHIGPDGERIPLEEHLDDVRERVGWLVPDDAETPAGNSLAELAGVVAQVHDFGKLTSWFREHLLSDDAQPDGPKHHAPISALLAHYALEARGFDGADPLIGFLAVAKHHGQLPDVAPYVSQAAADSAQSPLKRLFRRDACQQAKKINEEVPALAESVLEQATNNSGSWAAFLEYVSEGEQAGKYRTIAEHACGGLTLSPEPEKLPPGFYESVLQVWSALVFADKASATYLSTGIEIGREAYRSPTPRRLEIDAYIDELQTENAETELDPRTEQMNERREDARQEVHARAKEFVDDDRNVATLTLPTGMGKTLTGLDAAITVLKGSEIASNPNEGRLVYALPYTSIIDQVAEQSRELFGTGERGERLTVDHHLADTLVSPPDEPESVADDAVENVAALLGESWRSGMVVTTFVQLFESLAGPTNARSMKLPSLYGSVVVLDEPQALPLEWWPLVDRLVELLTEEYRASVIAMTATQPELLSAGDREPFSLVSDPDPYYAELDRLDFVLHPSAVAMLPGQNETEGEMNDDAESAALSYDRAGDLVATRADDRKSVLAICNTIDSARELAESVDDRTAPLDVNEVYDELLTAADRSTKSIRSERTLADAVRRRRPGQPLLVHLTTRHRPCDRRHLIDVASDLAEAGEPVLFVSTQLVEAGVDVSFDEVIRDFAPMDSLVQAAGRCNRSYDRNRGRVTVWQLAPPPNRETTPASAVYGRGESLTKLTGQALATVYDGEPMPEPDVTRNAVEHYFDLLDGRDVGADEYVEYLERAEAEQLGRLSLIDERPAVDVIVTRTADERETVKEIRRAFDEYRWDDLDDLVESTGDWQVSVPVYPGDDDTMEKLAACEPLFPDTDRLVLDGRPGRHNGYFDATDGVVIPDTSVEARLL; the protein is encoded by the coding sequence ATGGTCGAGTTCACCGACCGACCGTCACATATCGGACCGGACGGGGAACGGATCCCACTCGAAGAACATCTCGACGACGTCCGCGAGCGGGTCGGATGGCTCGTCCCTGACGACGCCGAGACGCCAGCAGGGAACTCGCTTGCTGAGTTGGCAGGAGTTGTGGCACAAGTTCACGACTTCGGGAAGCTAACTTCTTGGTTCCGCGAGCATCTCCTTTCGGATGACGCGCAGCCGGACGGGCCGAAGCATCATGCCCCGATATCGGCGTTGCTCGCCCACTACGCGCTAGAGGCGCGCGGGTTCGACGGGGCGGATCCACTCATTGGCTTTCTCGCAGTCGCTAAACACCATGGCCAACTTCCAGACGTTGCTCCATATGTCTCGCAGGCGGCCGCAGATAGCGCCCAGTCCCCTCTCAAGCGGCTCTTCCGACGCGACGCCTGCCAACAGGCAAAAAAGATTAACGAGGAAGTTCCAGCACTCGCCGAATCGGTTCTCGAGCAAGCGACCAACAACTCAGGATCTTGGGCAGCGTTTCTCGAATATGTCTCCGAAGGAGAACAGGCTGGGAAGTACCGAACGATCGCCGAACACGCCTGTGGAGGGTTAACCCTGTCTCCGGAGCCAGAGAAGCTTCCTCCTGGCTTCTACGAGTCAGTGCTACAGGTCTGGAGTGCGCTCGTCTTCGCCGACAAGGCGAGCGCGACGTACCTATCGACCGGAATCGAAATCGGCCGGGAGGCCTACCGGTCGCCGACCCCTAGGCGGCTAGAAATCGACGCGTACATCGACGAACTCCAGACTGAGAATGCTGAGACAGAGCTGGACCCGCGCACGGAACAGATGAACGAGCGGCGCGAGGACGCTCGACAGGAGGTTCACGCTCGCGCCAAAGAGTTCGTCGACGACGATCGGAACGTCGCGACGCTGACGCTCCCCACAGGGATGGGAAAGACACTCACGGGACTGGACGCCGCCATAACAGTGCTCAAGGGGAGTGAGATTGCGTCGAACCCAAACGAGGGGCGCCTCGTCTATGCACTGCCGTACACGTCCATTATCGATCAGGTGGCTGAACAGAGCCGCGAACTGTTCGGGACCGGCGAGAGAGGCGAACGGCTTACCGTCGACCACCACCTTGCGGATACCCTCGTCTCGCCGCCGGACGAGCCCGAATCAGTCGCCGACGACGCCGTCGAGAACGTCGCCGCCCTCCTCGGCGAGAGCTGGCGGTCGGGGATGGTCGTGACAACGTTCGTCCAGCTGTTCGAGAGTCTCGCCGGGCCGACGAACGCCCGCTCGATGAAGCTCCCCTCGCTGTACGGGAGCGTGGTGGTTCTCGACGAGCCACAGGCGCTGCCGCTTGAGTGGTGGCCGCTCGTGGACCGACTGGTCGAACTGTTGACCGAGGAGTACCGCGCGTCGGTGATTGCTATGACAGCCACACAGCCCGAACTCCTCTCTGCCGGCGACCGAGAGCCGTTCTCTCTCGTCTCGGACCCCGATCCGTACTACGCCGAGCTGGACCGGCTCGACTTCGTGCTTCACCCGTCCGCGGTCGCGATGCTTCCCGGGCAGAACGAGACAGAGGGTGAGATGAACGACGACGCGGAGTCAGCAGCACTCTCCTACGACCGAGCCGGCGACCTCGTCGCGACCCGGGCCGACGATCGTAAATCGGTGTTGGCGATCTGCAACACAATCGACAGCGCACGCGAGCTCGCCGAGTCGGTGGACGACAGAACGGCACCGCTGGACGTCAACGAGGTGTACGACGAACTGCTCACCGCCGCGGACCGATCAACCAAATCGATACGCTCCGAGCGGACGCTTGCCGATGCAGTCCGTCGACGACGACCGGGGCAGCCGCTGTTGGTTCACCTCACGACACGCCACCGTCCGTGTGACCGACGTCACCTCATCGACGTGGCGTCCGACCTCGCAGAAGCGGGTGAACCAGTGTTGTTCGTCTCCACCCAGCTGGTCGAGGCGGGCGTCGACGTGAGCTTCGACGAGGTTATCCGTGATTTCGCGCCGATGGACAGCCTCGTGCAGGCTGCGGGTCGATGTAACCGGTCATACGACCGCAACCGTGGGCGCGTAACGGTCTGGCAGCTCGCGCCGCCGCCGAACCGCGAGACAACGCCCGCAAGCGCGGTCTACGGTCGAGGAGAGAGTCTCACCAAATTGACTGGCCAAGCGCTGGCAACGGTCTACGACGGTGAACCGATGCCCGAGCCAGACGTTACTCGAAACGCCGTCGAACACTACTTCGACCTCCTCGATGGGCGTGACGTCGGTGCCGACGAGTATGTGGAGTACCTCGAGCGAGCAGAAGCCGAACAGCTCGGGCGACTCTCGCTCATCGACGAGCGGCCCGCCGTCGACGTGATCGTGACGAGAACGGCCGATGAGCGCGAGACCGTCAAAGAGATCCGGCGAGCGTTCGACGAGTACCGGTGGGACGATCTGGACGACCTCGTCGAGTCGACCGGGGACTGGCAGGTCTCCGTTCCCGTCTACCCCGGCGACGACGACACGATGGAGAAGCTCGCTGCATGCGAGCCGCTGTTCCCCGACACCGACCGGCTGGTGCTCGACGGGCGCCCGGGTCGGCATAACGGCTACTTCGACGCCACCGACGGCGTCGTCATCCCTGACACGAGCGTGGAGGCACGTCTACTGTGA
- the cas4 gene encoding CRISPR-associated protein Cas4 encodes MSDPVSRLVATAQGDAVDNPFRVTGVMMQYYYVCERELWFESRNIEIDRENASVARGTRVDESSYGERSQENLRLGMIALDLLEDGRVVEVKPSSTLTEPARMQLSYYLWYFDRVLGVEREGVLAHPTERRREDVSLDDDRCDKVESAIRGIHAIVTADSPPEATEKPYCESCAYHDFCWV; translated from the coding sequence GTGAGCGATCCCGTCTCTCGGCTGGTGGCCACGGCACAGGGCGACGCCGTCGACAACCCGTTTCGCGTCACTGGCGTGATGATGCAGTACTACTACGTCTGTGAACGCGAACTCTGGTTCGAGAGCCGGAACATCGAAATCGACCGGGAGAACGCAAGCGTTGCCCGAGGGACTCGCGTCGATGAGTCCTCCTACGGCGAACGTTCACAGGAGAACCTTCGACTCGGGATGATCGCTCTCGACCTACTTGAAGACGGTCGGGTGGTGGAGGTGAAACCCTCATCGACGTTGACAGAGCCAGCGCGAATGCAGCTCTCGTACTACCTCTGGTACTTCGACCGGGTATTAGGCGTCGAACGTGAGGGCGTGTTGGCACACCCGACTGAGCGTCGACGTGAGGACGTTTCCCTCGACGACGACCGATGCGACAAAGTCGAGTCGGCAATCCGAGGGATTCACGCGATCGTGACCGCGGATAGCCCGCCGGAAGCCACTGAGAAACCGTACTGCGAGTCGTGTGCCTATCACGACTTCTGTTGGGTCTGA
- the cas1b gene encoding type I-B CRISPR-associated endonuclease Cas1b: MDKNYHIFSDGRIERSEDTVRLETDDGEKKHIPVEHAEAIYLHGQIDYNTRLMSFLNDHGVAVHVFGWNDRYAGSLMPERGQTSGRTVVEQVRAYDDPEQRQSLAASFVRGSIHNMRTNVTYYNSREYELGGVIEELDNATARIDDASDISELMGVEATARRAYYQTFEAVLPDSFAFDGREYNPPPNPVNALISFGNSMVYANCVSAIRATALDPTISYLHEPGERRYSLSLDIADLFKPVLTDRLLFRLVNRKQISRDDFRDEVGSCLLNEEGRTTFLKEFEETLERTVEHPTLNRKVSYQYLLRLEVYKLKKHLLTGESYDSFKRWW, translated from the coding sequence ATGGACAAGAACTACCACATCTTTTCGGACGGCCGCATCGAACGGAGCGAGGATACAGTTCGGCTGGAGACCGATGATGGCGAGAAAAAACATATCCCCGTCGAACACGCTGAGGCGATCTACCTACACGGACAGATCGACTACAACACGCGGCTGATGTCGTTTCTCAATGACCACGGCGTTGCTGTCCATGTCTTCGGATGGAACGATCGCTATGCAGGGTCACTGATGCCCGAACGCGGCCAGACGAGCGGTCGAACTGTCGTCGAGCAGGTCCGGGCGTACGACGATCCCGAGCAACGGCAGTCTCTCGCTGCCTCGTTCGTCCGTGGGAGTATCCACAATATGCGGACGAACGTCACGTACTACAACAGTCGGGAGTACGAGCTCGGGGGCGTAATCGAGGAGTTGGACAACGCGACTGCGCGTATCGACGACGCTAGCGATATCTCCGAGCTTATGGGTGTGGAAGCGACGGCCCGGAGAGCGTACTACCAGACGTTCGAGGCGGTTCTTCCCGACTCGTTCGCGTTCGACGGCCGAGAGTACAATCCACCACCGAATCCGGTGAACGCGCTCATTTCGTTCGGGAACAGTATGGTGTACGCAAACTGTGTCTCCGCAATCCGTGCTACCGCACTTGACCCGACCATCAGCTATCTCCACGAGCCGGGAGAACGGCGCTACTCCCTTTCGCTGGATATTGCTGACCTGTTCAAACCAGTATTAACGGATCGGCTGCTGTTCAGACTGGTCAACCGTAAGCAGATCAGCCGAGACGATTTCCGAGACGAGGTTGGCTCCTGTCTACTTAACGAGGAAGGGCGAACGACGTTTCTGAAGGAGTTTGAGGAGACACTCGAGCGAACAGTCGAGCACCCGACGCTGAACCGGAAGGTGAGCTATCAGTATCTGCTTCGCTTGGAGGTATACAAGCTCAAAAAGCACTTGTTAACCGGCGAATCCTATGATTCGTTCAAGCGGTGGTGGTAG
- the cas2 gene encoding CRISPR-associated endonuclease Cas2, which translates to MYVIVVYDMEADRTHLMLKLCRRYLVHVQNSVLEGEISEGDLATLKGEIEDLLQEGESVMVYELSSDRLLNRTVYGDDPTENSRFL; encoded by the coding sequence ATGTACGTCATCGTCGTCTACGACATGGAGGCTGACAGGACCCACCTGATGCTGAAGCTCTGTCGCCGATATCTTGTTCACGTCCAGAACTCGGTACTGGAAGGGGAAATCTCGGAGGGAGATCTAGCGACACTGAAGGGGGAGATTGAAGATCTCCTTCAGGAGGGAGAATCAGTCATGGTCTACGAACTCTCTTCGGACCGGCTATTGAACCGTACCGTGTACGGGGACGACCCGACCGAAAATAGTCGGTTCCTCTAG